Proteins from a genomic interval of Sander vitreus isolate 19-12246 chromosome 6, sanVit1, whole genome shotgun sequence:
- the LOC144518891 gene encoding uncharacterized protein LOC144518891: protein MARQHETAGQMARVVYCDIEFIKSQVEKRRRERMNHSLECLRTMLLQEPQQLTPLTHIDVFMQGGTQHRVEKAEILEHTVLFLQNTAKTRAGGGQKHSFQDGFSTCLHTAAQFLGPEGKGLGLGAVLDASLATRFSHSDSEYATVQNRTEAHSSSSSLPHTKSILHVLRQKSKHRQHNPDFSVAHPYLLPVQQGVPRIPQQAQRLNKLEIRPVSKQSQSQSSPVSQTLWRPWP from the exons ATGGCGCGCCAGCACGAGACAGCTGGCCAAATGGCACGCGTGGTCTATTGTGACATTGAG tTCATAAAATCTCAAGTGGAGAAACGTCGAAGGGAGAGGATGAACCACAGTCTGGAGTGTCTGAGGACCATGTTGCTTCAGGAGCCACAacaactg ACTCCATTAACtcatattgatgtttttatgcAGGGTGGGACTCAGCACAGAGTGGAGAAAGCTGAGATACTCGAGCACACAGTCCTCTTCCTGCAGAACACTGCCAAGACGAGAGCTGGAGGAGGCCAGAAACACTCCTTCCAAGACGGCTTCTCCACCTGCCTGCACACAGCTGCTCAGTTCCTGGGACCTGAGGGGAAAGGCCTGGGACTTGGAGCAGTACTGGATGCATCTCTTGCCACTCGGTTTTCCCATTCAGACTCTGAATATGCAACTGTTCAAAATAGAACTGAAGCTCAttcctcctccagctctctgCCACACACAAAGTCCATTCTTCACGTGCTGAGGCAAAAGTCCAAGCACAGACAGCACAATCCAGACTTCAGTGTTGCTCATCCGTATCTACTTCCAGTACAGCAGGGGGTCCCCCGAATTCCCCAACAGGCTCAGAGACTTAATAAGCTTGAGATAAGACCAGTGAGCAAGCAGAGCCAGTCCCAGAGCAGTCCGGTCAGTCAGACTTTATGGAGGCCCTGGCCCTGA